The following are encoded in a window of Vicia villosa cultivar HV-30 ecotype Madison, WI unplaced genomic scaffold, Vvil1.0 ctg.003020F_1_1, whole genome shotgun sequence genomic DNA:
- the LOC131640262 gene encoding uncharacterized protein LOC131640262, with amino-acid sequence MQIAFCATVAKTRKLIASSHGWYYRCCHECTKTARGDKPPYKCDNGHFTEAEIYKYKIEVEGFYLNTSCKFIFWDRECTEILDVSAAHMRDRMIKAGITDPLEFPLDLDAMLHLNLALRVKWQPSWDSASVIMFVKDDGYVDQLKAQWGDTQVVNSEPSITLPPPQIKESVDEAKTYAADDCDIPTDLEITSKHNPEPLTPTAKRHIHGGSSESTSVCDGELSSTKLKKIIKVEKKN; translated from the exons ATGCAGATTGCTTTCTGTGCTACCGTTGCAAAAACAAGGAAACTCATTGCGTCTTCCCATGGATGGTACTATCGGTGCTGTCATGAATGCACGAAAACGGCTCGCGGTGACAAACCTCCGTACAAATGTGATAATGGACATTTTACTGAGGCGGAGATCTATAA GTATAAGATTGAAGTGGAAGGTTTCTATTTGAATACTTCTTGCAAGTTCATTTTTTGGGATAGAGAATGTACCGAAATCTTGGACGTTTCTGCTGCTCATATGCGGGATAGAATGATAAAG GCTGGTATCACAGATCCATTAGAATTCCCATTAGATCTTGATGCTATGTTGCACTTGAATCTTGCTTTGAGGGTTAAATGGCAGCCCAGTTGGGACAGCGCCTCAGTTATAATGTTTGTCAAAGACGATGGGTATGTAGATCAATTGAAGGCGCAATGGGGGGATACACAG GTTGTGAATTCTGAACCCTCTATAACACTGCCCCCACCGCAG ATTAAAGAGAGCGTCGATGAGGCCAAAACTTATGCTGCAGATGATTGTGACATTCCAACG GACTTAGAGATAACATCCAAACACAACCCAGAGCCTCTAACTCCCACTGCAAAAAGACATATTCATGGTGGTTCCAGCGAGTCGACGTCTGTTTGTGACGGTGAACTGTCTTCGACCAAATTGAAGAAGATCATCAAGGTGGAGAAAAAGAATTAG
- the LOC131640263 gene encoding uncharacterized protein LOC131640263 produces the protein MEKIKDINDTKELWKVAVRVSHKWNVVSNNKEHFEMIFQDKEGSDIHVIVPTACMAAYTEKFEVDRTYTVSNFSVQPNNLVFKPSSHKFLVKFTGGTAVGDVDKHDIPPKPRPFTSFADIINGNFQKNVLIDVIGMLESIGYQQTQIGGKKFQANFLLRDASNNTINCTLWEDYAKQFFKFNEDNSATTGPVVIMIQYAKVKEAGHYPLSVTNTFHVTKLLINADLPTVKDFLNRFPKDSLPVVSTQLTSQSQQYSRTSTNDNVGQSQMQKLLRGAVAVPLSEMKKIREVPLRNSELYR, from the exons ATGGAAAAAATTAAGGACATCAACGACACCAAGGAGTTGTGGAAAGTGGCGGTGAGAGTTTCTCATAAATGGAACGTCGTCTCCAACAACAAGGAGCATTTTGAAATGATCTTTCAAGACAAAGAG GGTTCTGATATCCACGTCATTGTTCCAACTGCATGCATGGCCGCATACACTGAGAAGTTTGAGGTGGACCGGACTTATACTGTGTCAAATTTTTCTGTGCAGCCTAATAACTTAGTTTTCAAACCAAGCTCCCACAAGTTCTTAGTCAAATTTACTGGAGGAACTGCTGTTGGTGATGTTGACAAACACGACATACCCCCCAAACCACGTCCATTCACCAGTTTCGCTGATATCATTAACGGGAACTTTCAGAAGAATGTCCTCATTG ATGTTATTGGTATGCTTGAGAGTATTGGGTATCAACAGACGCAAATAGGTGGGAAAAAATTTCAGGCTAATTTCCTATTACGAGATGCAAG CAACAACACCATTAATTGTACCCTCTGGGAAGACTATGCTAAACAGTTTTTTAAGTTTAACGAGGACAACTCTGCGACAACTGGGCCAGTTGTTATTATGATTCAGTATGCAAAAGTTAAAGAAGCTG GCCATTACCCTCTCTCTGTTACCAACACATTCCATGTTACTAAGCTTCTGATCAATGCAGATTTGCCGACTGTCAAGGACTTCCTTAACAG ATTCCCAAAGGATTCGTTGCCTGTCGTTTCCACACAACTCACCTCTCAGTCTCAACAATACTCCCGCACATCGACAAATGATAATGTCGGACAAAGTCAGATGCAGAAGTTACTCAGAGGGGCTGTTGCTGTGCCACTAAGTGAGATGAAGAAAATCCGCGAGGTGCCGTTACGCAATTCTGAATTATATCGTTGA